In Uranotaenia lowii strain MFRU-FL chromosome 2, ASM2978415v1, whole genome shotgun sequence, one genomic interval encodes:
- the LOC129742623 gene encoding histone H2A-like, whose amino-acid sequence MSGRGKGGKVKNKPKSRSSRAGLQFPVGRIHRLLRKGNYAERIGAGAPVYLAAVMEYLAAEVLELAGNAARDNKKTRIIPRHLQLAIRNDEELNKLLAGVTIAQGGVLPNIQAVLLPKKTEKKSD is encoded by the coding sequence ATGTCTGGACGTGGCAAAGGTGGTAAAGTTAAGAACAAGCCGAAGTCTCGTTCATCACGGGCCGGGCTTCAATTCCCGGTTGGACGGATTCATCGGCTGTTGCGGAAGGGCAATTATGCGGAACGGATTGGTGCCGGTGCTCCCGTTTATCTTGCTGCGGTGATGGAATATCTCGCTGCTGAAGTGCTCGAGTTGGCCGGAAATGCTGCTCGTGATAACAAGAAAACGCGTATCATTCCACGTCATTTGCAGTTGGCCATCCGGAATGATGAAGAGCTGAATAAACTTCTCGCTGGGGTAACGATTGCTCAAGGAGGTGTACTTCCCAATATCCAAGCTGTATTGTTGCCGAAGAAAACCGAAAAGAAATCCGACTAA
- the LOC129742624 gene encoding histone H2B.3-like, whose amino-acid sequence MPPKVSGKASKKTGKAQKNISKDSKKKRKIRKFESFASFIYKVLKQVHPDTGISSKAMSIMNSFVNDVFERIASESSRLAHYNKRATITSREVQTAVRLLLPGELAKHAVSEGTKAVTKYTSSTR is encoded by the coding sequence ATGCCTCCCAAAGTTAGTGGTAAAGCTTCTAAGAAGACTGGCAAGGCCCAGAAAAATATCAGCAAGGATTCAAAGAAAAAGCGTAAAATTCGCAAGTTCGAAAGTTTCGCGTCTTTCATTTACAAAGTCCTGAAACAGGTTCATCCAGATACAGGAATATCTTCCAAAGCTATGAGTATCATGAATAGTTTTGTGAATGATGTTTTCGAACGGATTGCTTCCGAATCTTCCCGTTTGGCTCACTACAACAAGCGTGCCACGATAACGTCCCGGGAAGTCCAGACAGCCGTTCGGCTTTTGCTTCCGGGTGAATTGGCCAAGCACGCTGTGTCTGAAGGGACCAAAGCCGTCACCAAGTACACCAGTTCTACCAGATAA